In the genome of Gemmatimonas sp., one region contains:
- a CDS encoding DUF4397 domain-containing protein, with product MRWSSRIALAALATFTLAACDDDDPVRPTAQGRVRAMHAISNVATMDMLFNTTSYKTNVAYKGSDGYKATAVGATAVKFRKSGVATDLLSVNATVANGADYTVIALGTEAAPQSLVLTDDNATPAAGKVKLRAIHAAAGAGAVDVYVLANANDLATATPAASNLAARAASAYIDRDAGTYVVVLTAAGNKTALLTLSGVQVAAGGIRSIIAVEKTGGGTPLEGITLTDR from the coding sequence ATGCGTTGGTCTTCCCGAATTGCTCTCGCCGCTTTGGCCACGTTCACTCTCGCTGCGTGCGACGATGACGACCCGGTGCGTCCGACCGCGCAGGGGCGTGTCCGCGCTATGCACGCCATCAGCAACGTGGCGACAATGGACATGCTGTTCAATACCACTTCGTACAAGACCAACGTTGCATACAAAGGGTCGGATGGATACAAGGCGACGGCAGTTGGTGCGACTGCCGTCAAATTCCGCAAGTCGGGCGTCGCGACCGATTTGCTGTCTGTGAATGCAACGGTTGCGAACGGCGCGGACTACACGGTGATCGCACTCGGTACCGAAGCGGCACCACAATCCTTGGTGCTCACCGACGACAACGCGACGCCGGCAGCAGGCAAAGTGAAGCTCCGCGCCATTCACGCGGCGGCTGGTGCGGGCGCCGTGGACGTGTACGTGCTCGCCAATGCCAACGATCTCGCCACAGCAACCCCGGCCGCGTCCAATCTGGCAGCGCGGGCGGCATCGGCGTACATCGATCGTGATGCCGGTACCTACGTCGTCGTCCTCACCGCGGCGGGCAACAAGACTGCGCTGTTGACTCTAAGTGGCGTACAGGTTGCCGCGGGTGGCATTCGTTCGATCATTGCCGTCGAGAAAACGGGAGGCGGCACGCCGCTCGAGGGCATTACGCTCACCGACCGGTAA
- a CDS encoding RNA polymerase sigma factor: MSSLSDSATLRRTLQHARQGDRASFTQLVEHYYPRAMRFALQMLRSREDAEEAVQDTFLRVNDNLARFRDDAPFDPWFFRILGNRCRTMLARRKRHHEVVEYGDPPDAAANSSTADLRHDGFARDVQRALAELPAEQREAFLLRHVNEMEYDEMTIVTGAKGSTLRMRVKRAIDALRGKLQALQNAGAFHE, from the coding sequence ATGTCGTCGCTCTCCGACTCCGCTACGCTGCGCCGCACGCTGCAACACGCGCGGCAGGGCGACCGTGCGAGCTTCACGCAGCTCGTGGAGCACTACTATCCGCGCGCGATGCGGTTCGCCTTGCAGATGTTGCGCAGCCGTGAAGATGCGGAAGAGGCGGTGCAGGACACCTTCCTGCGGGTGAACGACAATCTCGCCAGGTTCCGCGACGATGCGCCGTTCGATCCGTGGTTCTTCCGCATTCTCGGCAATCGCTGCCGCACGATGCTGGCGCGTCGAAAAAGACACCACGAGGTGGTCGAATACGGTGACCCGCCGGATGCTGCCGCCAACTCGAGCACGGCGGACCTTCGCCACGACGGCTTTGCGCGCGATGTGCAGCGCGCACTCGCCGAGCTTCCTGCCGAACAGCGCGAAGCATTTCTGTTGCGCCACGTGAACGAGATGGAGTACGACGAGATGACGATCGTGACCGGCGCCAAGGGCTCCACGTTACGCATGCGCGTGAAGCGCGCCATCGATGCACTGCGCGGCAAGCTGCAGGCGCTGCAGAACGCAGGAGCGTTCCATGAATGA
- a CDS encoding serine hydrolase domain-containing protein, producing MHLRLSLCTIPGTLSLLSAVALPAQSASRMADTMLVRAVDSLVQNAVVRGITPGFGLAIVRDGHVLARRAFGMANASRGIRATPQTHWYLASTSKSLTGFAMALLADLGTLPFSTSVRDALPGSLWHDDVVVDALTIAQLLSHTHNLTDNVIVVSSAFTGAIPESQWPALLASVLPARRPALIYSNFGYNVAGMILDRRTRGGWRELLDSAVLHPAGMRHTTARVSSVRPALLAMPHDYASLGFTTLPFEKRDQTMHAAGGHVATLDDLARWVQIQLDSGVVDGRRVFPATAVRLAHTLIAAHTESRGKRYAYFDRDGWSAGWDVGRYDGEPMVSRFGGYATMRSHVSFLPERHIGVVAMSNGGLGSSLTDVVAAYVYDLDGGRPDAATRAWTRVDSLYTSLPESRRAALLADSQARTQERTPPGVPIGTLLGHYTSPELGTLIILRNGPSIAVRWGVLAAPVRTVDAADGTYRVAGGGTEFSLRFEWSGDAGRSPATAAVVNGSVMRRVR from the coding sequence ATGCACTTACGCCTCTCCCTTTGCACGATCCCGGGCACGCTCTCGCTCCTGAGCGCCGTCGCTCTCCCGGCGCAGTCCGCATCACGCATGGCCGATACCATGCTGGTTCGTGCCGTGGATTCGCTGGTGCAGAACGCTGTTGTACGTGGTATCACGCCAGGTTTCGGGCTCGCCATCGTGCGTGATGGTCACGTGCTGGCACGACGGGCCTTCGGAATGGCCAACGCGTCGCGCGGCATTCGCGCCACACCCCAGACACACTGGTACCTCGCGTCCACATCGAAGTCGCTCACCGGCTTCGCCATGGCGCTATTGGCCGATCTCGGCACACTGCCGTTCTCCACCAGCGTTCGCGACGCGCTTCCCGGTAGTTTGTGGCATGACGACGTGGTCGTGGATGCACTCACGATCGCGCAGCTGCTGTCGCACACGCACAACCTTACCGACAACGTGATCGTGGTGTCGTCGGCGTTCACGGGAGCGATTCCTGAGTCGCAGTGGCCCGCCCTGTTGGCGAGCGTTCTACCGGCGCGACGCCCGGCACTCATCTACAGCAACTTCGGCTACAACGTCGCCGGCATGATCCTCGACCGGCGCACACGGGGTGGCTGGCGCGAGCTTCTCGACTCCGCCGTGCTTCACCCGGCCGGCATGCGGCATACCACCGCGCGAGTATCATCCGTGCGACCGGCGCTGCTCGCCATGCCACACGACTATGCGTCCCTGGGCTTCACCACGCTGCCGTTCGAGAAGCGCGACCAGACTATGCACGCGGCCGGTGGACATGTGGCCACCCTCGACGATCTGGCTCGCTGGGTGCAGATCCAGCTCGACAGCGGAGTCGTTGACGGTCGACGAGTCTTTCCGGCGACGGCGGTGCGTCTCGCGCACACGCTCATTGCCGCGCACACCGAAAGCCGAGGCAAGCGCTACGCGTACTTCGATCGCGACGGCTGGAGTGCGGGGTGGGACGTTGGCCGGTACGATGGTGAGCCGATGGTGAGTCGGTTCGGCGGGTACGCCACGATGCGCTCGCATGTGTCGTTCCTCCCCGAGCGTCACATCGGTGTGGTGGCTATGTCCAACGGGGGACTCGGATCGTCGCTCACCGATGTGGTGGCGGCGTACGTCTACGATCTCGATGGTGGGCGACCCGATGCCGCTACGCGCGCGTGGACCCGCGTGGACTCACTGTACACGAGTCTCCCCGAATCACGTCGCGCCGCACTGCTCGCCGACTCCCAAGCGCGTACGCAGGAGCGCACACCGCCGGGCGTTCCGATTGGCACGCTGCTCGGCCACTATACCAGTCCCGAGCTTGGCACGCTCATCATCCTGCGGAACGGCCCCTCCATCGCTGTGCGGTGGGGCGTACTTGCGGCGCCGGTGCGAACGGTCGACGCCGCGGACGGTACGTATCGCGTCGCTGGCGGTGGCACCGAGTTCTCGCTGCGATTTGAGTGGAGCGGCGACGCCGGGCGCTCGCCTGCCACTGCGGCGGTGGTGAACGGGAGCGTGATGAGGCGCGTGAGGTAG
- a CDS encoding NAD(P)-dependent alcohol dehydrogenase, which produces MTTRRKRLSAAALIFVASVLVFGVVLSRDAACPSMDATAIESAPAGVSTMQAARYHCYGDTDVIHWETVARPELSDSSVLVRVHAVATNPLDWHYMRGKPYIMRLSSGIGRPSDVRLGQDFAGVVEAVGANVTRFASGDSVFGASPGAFGEYIAVRENADIARVPDSMSLAEAAAMPVAATTALQAVRDAGQVTTGQRVLVNGASGGVGTYAVQIAKSLGAHVTGVSSARNVELVRSLGADATIDYTSEDFTTGTARYDVIIDNVGNHAPSVLRRVLAPAGRVVVVGGPERDRWFGPIRNLVGALVYGWFVEPTFTGLFSETSQVDLEYLAALVRLGRLHSVIDRQFEAPELREAIAYQESGRSRGKNIVIIP; this is translated from the coding sequence ATGACCACACGACGCAAACGCCTGAGCGCTGCCGCACTGATCTTCGTCGCAAGCGTGCTCGTCTTTGGCGTCGTCCTCAGCCGGGATGCAGCATGCCCGTCGATGGATGCGACGGCGATCGAGTCAGCACCGGCTGGCGTGTCGACCATGCAGGCCGCCCGCTATCACTGCTACGGGGATACGGACGTCATTCACTGGGAAACGGTCGCTCGCCCTGAGCTTTCCGACAGCAGCGTACTGGTGCGCGTTCACGCGGTTGCGACCAACCCGCTCGATTGGCACTACATGCGCGGCAAGCCGTACATCATGCGACTGTCGAGCGGCATCGGCCGACCGTCAGACGTACGACTGGGGCAGGATTTTGCCGGTGTTGTTGAAGCCGTCGGCGCGAACGTGACACGCTTTGCGTCGGGCGACTCCGTGTTCGGCGCAAGCCCGGGCGCATTTGGAGAGTACATCGCCGTCCGCGAAAACGCGGACATTGCACGCGTACCAGATTCGATGAGTCTGGCCGAAGCGGCGGCGATGCCCGTTGCCGCCACCACCGCACTTCAGGCCGTGCGTGATGCCGGACAGGTGACAACAGGTCAGCGTGTGCTGGTCAACGGTGCATCGGGCGGCGTTGGCACCTATGCTGTGCAAATCGCGAAGTCCCTTGGCGCACATGTCACCGGCGTATCGAGCGCGCGCAATGTGGAGCTGGTGCGATCCCTCGGCGCCGACGCCACCATCGACTACACGAGCGAAGATTTCACGACCGGGACTGCACGTTACGACGTCATCATCGACAACGTCGGCAATCATGCCCCGTCTGTACTGCGCCGGGTGCTGGCGCCCGCTGGCCGCGTCGTCGTGGTGGGCGGCCCGGAGCGCGATCGCTGGTTTGGTCCGATCCGAAATCTGGTCGGCGCACTCGTGTACGGCTGGTTTGTCGAGCCAACGTTCACGGGATTGTTCTCCGAGACGTCGCAGGTGGATCTCGAGTATTTAGCGGCGTTGGTCAGGCTGGGGAGGCTTCACTCCGTGATAGACCGGCAGTTTGAAGCGCCCGAACTACGGGAGGCCATTGCCTATCAGGAAAGCGGCCGCTCGCGCGGGAAGAACATCGTGATCATCCCTTGA
- a CDS encoding isoamylase early set domain-containing protein gives MNDRRSHHEQDERHDPREALPLDDELMLAQVKAVLTPMPQVDRRHIAQILAATRNRQRTSVQRVVARLGDALDWWRFHTPPLARGATLATAALAVGFVARGYVMRSEPGLPGTGLPASISTRVAVRERLSAPDTLQAVNGMADQREQRVTTQFVLDARDVPTAHRVSIVGDFNDWNGSATPLALDHGAWTITVPLPPGRHVYAFVVNGDRWIRDPRAAEAIDNDFGRPGSVIIVQAP, from the coding sequence ATGAATGACCGACGCTCGCACCACGAGCAGGATGAACGGCACGACCCGCGTGAAGCGTTGCCGCTCGACGACGAACTGATGCTCGCGCAGGTGAAGGCGGTACTCACACCGATGCCCCAGGTCGATCGTCGGCACATCGCGCAGATTTTGGCCGCCACGAGAAATCGCCAGCGCACGAGCGTGCAGCGGGTCGTCGCGCGACTCGGCGATGCGCTCGACTGGTGGCGCTTCCACACGCCTCCACTCGCACGCGGCGCGACGCTGGCCACTGCTGCACTTGCCGTCGGCTTCGTGGCGCGCGGGTACGTCATGCGCTCCGAGCCCGGGCTCCCCGGGACCGGGCTCCCCGCGTCCATTTCGACGCGCGTAGCCGTTCGCGAACGTCTCAGCGCCCCGGACACCCTTCAGGCGGTGAACGGTATGGCCGATCAGCGGGAGCAGCGCGTGACCACGCAATTCGTCCTCGATGCGCGCGACGTGCCCACGGCGCATCGCGTCTCCATTGTCGGTGACTTCAACGACTGGAACGGCAGCGCCACACCGCTCGCGCTCGATCATGGCGCCTGGACCATCACGGTGCCGCTGCCACCGGGACGCCACGTGTATGCGTTCGTCGTGAACGGCGACCGCTGGATTCGCGATCCGCGGGCAGCAGAAGCCATCGACAACGATTTCGGTCGGCCGGGCTCCGTCATCATCGTGCAGGCGCCGTGA
- a CDS encoding DUF4249 domain-containing protein encodes MRTRLTIVGAALLLTMGCERVVDITVPTIATRLVVSGRLELVRGAPSNGAPSGRQVITLSTSAPYFETAGPPPARGAEVRVTDSRGMTTVFREQASAPGVYVTDSLVPVLHRRYTLRVRWNDENYEGSDSLLPVAPIDSFYFVERTGLFAPPDVAREPGPRATIDFRDPSGVENYYVWDQFVDGKRLVEADTAFRFRPMERDAFFNGALVRGYQPYSGVVLRPGQTVRLRHMSLSEQGYRFYLALNNVTLGDGSPFSTPPASVRGNVANLTRPGEPALGYFLAAEVDERTARVP; translated from the coding sequence ATGCGCACGCGTCTGACGATAGTGGGAGCTGCGCTGCTCCTGACGATGGGCTGCGAGCGCGTGGTGGACATCACCGTGCCGACGATAGCCACGCGACTGGTGGTGAGCGGGCGGCTTGAACTGGTGCGCGGGGCGCCGTCAAACGGGGCACCGTCGGGGCGGCAGGTCATCACGCTGAGCACCAGCGCGCCGTACTTCGAAACCGCGGGTCCGCCTCCGGCGCGCGGTGCAGAGGTGCGCGTCACGGACAGTCGGGGCATGACGACAGTTTTCCGCGAGCAGGCGAGTGCGCCTGGAGTGTATGTCACCGACAGCCTCGTTCCGGTGCTCCACCGGCGGTACACGCTCCGTGTCCGGTGGAACGACGAGAACTACGAGGGCAGTGACTCGCTGCTGCCGGTCGCCCCGATCGATTCGTTCTACTTCGTGGAGCGGACGGGGCTCTTCGCGCCGCCGGATGTCGCGCGCGAGCCGGGTCCGCGGGCGACGATCGACTTCCGAGACCCGTCCGGCGTGGAGAACTACTACGTCTGGGACCAGTTCGTGGACGGCAAGCGCTTGGTGGAGGCCGATACCGCGTTCCGTTTCCGGCCGATGGAGCGCGACGCCTTCTTCAACGGCGCGCTCGTTCGCGGCTACCAGCCGTACTCGGGCGTCGTGCTGCGCCCGGGCCAGACGGTGCGCCTGCGACACATGTCGCTCAGCGAACAGGGGTATCGCTTCTACCTCGCGCTCAACAACGTGACCCTCGGGGACGGCTCGCCGTTCTCGACGCCGCCGGCTAGCGTGCGCGGCAACGTGGCCAACCTCACGCGGCCGGGGGAGCCGGCGTTGGGGTACTTCCTGGCGGCGGAAGTCGATGAGCGCACCGCGAGGGTGCCGTAG
- a CDS encoding FAD-binding oxidoreductase — protein MRPDLKREVTSDNQPVWDDQLWTPFPSLRGEITTGTCVVGLGGSGLTVIEELLARGEAVVGLDASDVAAGAAGRNGGFLLAGAYDFYHDAVRKHGRDRAFAIYQATLVEMQRIAEAAPGTVRFVGSRRIAADAWEIDDCRAQMVAMQADGLACEWYEAADGVGLTFPSDASFNPLARCRILARHAVQAGAQLFSRSPVTAVQGTRVDTAEGTVHCQRVIVAIDGRLEVLLPELAGRVRTARLQMLATAPTTEITVPCPMYYREGYEYWQQLPDGSLTIGGFRDQAGPSEWSLEARPTAPVQELLEAFVRTHLGVSAPITHRWAACAGYTESGLPVLEQVREGVWALGGYSGTGNVIGALSGRAVVAAALDGNLAPARVLHGERWSPEVPTVIAPSLS, from the coding sequence ATGAGGCCCGATCTGAAGCGAGAAGTGACATCCGATAACCAGCCCGTTTGGGACGATCAGTTGTGGACGCCGTTCCCCTCGCTTCGAGGGGAGATCACCACCGGCACGTGCGTCGTCGGACTGGGCGGTTCCGGTCTCACCGTCATCGAGGAACTTCTCGCGCGCGGTGAGGCCGTGGTCGGACTCGACGCGAGCGACGTGGCCGCTGGTGCCGCTGGTCGGAACGGCGGCTTCCTGTTGGCCGGTGCATACGACTTCTATCACGACGCGGTGCGCAAGCACGGTCGCGATCGCGCGTTCGCGATCTATCAGGCCACCCTGGTGGAGATGCAGCGCATCGCCGAAGCCGCGCCGGGCACGGTGCGGTTCGTGGGCTCGCGCCGCATCGCTGCCGATGCATGGGAGATCGACGACTGTCGGGCGCAGATGGTGGCCATGCAGGCCGATGGACTGGCCTGCGAATGGTACGAGGCAGCCGACGGCGTAGGACTCACGTTCCCCAGCGACGCGTCGTTCAATCCACTCGCGCGCTGTCGCATACTGGCGCGCCATGCGGTGCAGGCGGGTGCGCAGCTGTTCTCGCGATCGCCGGTCACCGCGGTGCAGGGCACGCGTGTGGACACCGCCGAAGGTACGGTGCATTGCCAGCGGGTGATCGTGGCGATCGACGGCCGACTCGAGGTGCTGCTGCCCGAACTTGCTGGTCGGGTGCGCACGGCGCGACTGCAGATGCTGGCCACCGCGCCCACCACCGAGATCACCGTGCCGTGCCCGATGTATTACCGCGAGGGGTACGAGTACTGGCAGCAGTTGCCCGACGGGTCGCTCACGATCGGCGGGTTCCGCGATCAGGCGGGGCCCAGCGAGTGGAGCCTCGAAGCGCGACCCACGGCGCCGGTGCAGGAGCTGCTGGAAGCATTCGTGCGCACGCACCTCGGCGTGTCGGCGCCGATCACGCACCGATGGGCGGCCTGCGCCGGCTACACGGAGAGCGGATTGCCGGTTCTCGAGCAGGTGCGTGAGGGCGTGTGGGCGCTGGGCGGCTACTCAGGGACCGGCAATGTGATTGGGGCCCTCAGTGGTCGTGCCGTGGTCGCCGCGGCGCTGGACGGCAACCTCGCGCCGGCGCGGGTGCTGCACGGGGAACGCTGGTCGCCCGAGGTGCCAACGGTGATCGCCCCGTCGCTGTCCTGA
- a CDS encoding AraC family transcriptional regulator — MSTVLTLTRAHYEGALVQPPHAHDALQISMLLTGRVEETVGGTTHDAAPLHVAVKDAGLEHANRWAEGGTTLLRLEAPGKSLASLTGHPTAPTWRWRFDPTAIRAFLRLAASVNAEGVIDGDTDGSDLLAALVAEPRDTPSGTPPRWLTDLIERLVAEWTPRLDTGVIATWAHVHPVYLARCVRRWYGVSVGDLLRRERLRHTVQRLANSRERIAMVAHASGFADEAHCTRTVRDALGSPPAALRRQLRAPAPAHSAMPKSVAPIQVSGRTAC; from the coding sequence ATGTCCACTGTTCTCACGCTGACGCGCGCGCATTACGAGGGCGCACTGGTGCAGCCGCCGCACGCGCACGACGCGCTGCAGATCTCGATGCTCCTCACGGGCCGCGTCGAGGAAACGGTAGGGGGCACCACCCATGACGCGGCACCGCTGCACGTTGCCGTGAAGGACGCCGGGCTCGAGCACGCCAACCGGTGGGCCGAGGGCGGCACCACGCTTCTGCGTCTCGAGGCGCCGGGGAAGAGTCTGGCGTCTCTCACCGGCCATCCCACCGCCCCCACGTGGCGCTGGCGCTTCGATCCCACGGCGATTCGCGCCTTCCTGCGCCTTGCGGCCAGCGTCAACGCTGAGGGCGTGATCGACGGGGATACCGACGGCAGTGACCTGCTCGCTGCGCTCGTGGCTGAGCCGCGCGACACGCCGAGCGGGACGCCGCCACGATGGCTGACCGACCTGATCGAGCGTCTGGTGGCCGAGTGGACGCCGAGGCTCGATACGGGCGTGATCGCGACGTGGGCCCACGTGCACCCAGTCTATCTGGCCCGCTGCGTCCGCCGATGGTACGGCGTATCCGTGGGAGATCTACTGCGCCGCGAACGGCTGCGGCACACGGTACAGCGTCTCGCCAATAGCCGCGAGCGCATCGCGATGGTGGCCCACGCCAGTGGCTTCGCCGACGAAGCGCATTGCACGCGTACGGTCCGTGACGCGCTGGGCTCACCGCCGGCGGCGCTGCGGCGCCAGCTGCGTGCGCCGGCACCCGCGCACTCGGCGATGCCGAAGTCGGTTGCGCCAATTCAAGTGAGCGGTCGCACCGCCTGTTAG